One genomic segment of Chitinophaga parva includes these proteins:
- a CDS encoding tetratricopeptide repeat protein: MLQKADYLEIDRYLNGLMTTDELIAFEIRVKESEALRAALARQQAKQLAHRSAFEKRTMHRPKEPDRRNDRLMPRLMLTIAVGACVVAMLLFISPWKKNIYLQFSSKEMPLPDSATPLQQQAAHAFNRRHFEAAITLLDQQLAQQPTDTLSMLHKGISLMEVGKVTDARAVLEKIANGQSDQRYEAAFYVALTYEQQHDRPNAMVWLAKIPEGSSSYEKAQQMMREIR, translated from the coding sequence ATGCTACAAAAAGCAGACTACTTAGAAATAGACCGGTACCTGAATGGCCTGATGACAACTGACGAACTGATCGCTTTTGAGATCAGGGTAAAAGAGAGCGAAGCCTTGCGCGCAGCGCTGGCAAGGCAACAGGCCAAACAACTGGCACACCGTAGTGCTTTCGAAAAACGGACGATGCACCGCCCTAAAGAGCCCGACCGCCGCAATGACCGCCTCATGCCCCGTTTGATGCTCACCATTGCCGTCGGGGCCTGTGTTGTGGCCATGCTCCTGTTTATCAGCCCCTGGAAAAAAAATATTTACCTGCAGTTCTCTTCCAAGGAAATGCCCCTGCCGGATAGCGCTACTCCCCTGCAACAGCAAGCCGCCCACGCCTTTAACCGCCGCCATTTTGAAGCCGCCATCACCCTGCTGGACCAGCAACTGGCGCAGCAACCCACCGATACCCTCAGCATGCTGCACAAAGGCATCAGCCTGATGGAAGTGGGCAAGGTTACAGACGCACGCGCCGTATTGGAAAAGATAGCCAACGGCCAGTCCGACCAGCGGTATGAAGCAGCATTTTACGTGGCCCTCACCTATGAGCAGCAGCACGACCGGCCCAATGCCATGGTGTGGCTGGCAAAGATCCCCGAAGGCAGTTCCAGCTATGAAAAGGCCCAACAGATGATGCGGGAAATACGGTAA
- a CDS encoding siderophore-interacting protein: MPNIKERATAFLMNRMAQHALVTQVENLTPVLTRITFTTENHLAWRSGQHLKVEVAPYTFRDYTLASWDTLAQSATLLVHTGHQGAGADWASQLLPGDTFRFAGPAGGQHQPSTAPHLVCLGDTTALGHFHSLFLHCDLEQYFTVAIDVSRQEARELTDTLEMPVLPAPAADNLRSWLNENKLSIMNTTFYLAGETTMVLDYRNKLRSMGVQGANVKAVGFWD; the protein is encoded by the coding sequence ATGCCCAATATTAAAGAAAGAGCTACCGCATTTTTGATGAACCGCATGGCCCAGCATGCATTGGTTACACAGGTTGAAAACCTCACCCCGGTGCTTACCCGTATCACTTTCACTACGGAAAACCACCTGGCGTGGCGCAGTGGTCAGCACCTCAAAGTGGAAGTAGCGCCTTACACGTTCCGCGACTACACCCTGGCTAGTTGGGACACCCTGGCGCAATCTGCCACCCTGCTGGTGCACACCGGCCACCAGGGCGCCGGTGCCGACTGGGCCAGCCAATTGCTGCCCGGTGACACCTTCCGCTTTGCAGGCCCTGCCGGCGGTCAGCACCAGCCCAGCACCGCGCCACACCTGGTATGCCTGGGCGACACCACCGCCCTGGGGCACTTCCACTCCCTCTTCCTGCATTGCGACCTGGAACAATACTTTACCGTAGCAATAGACGTTTCCAGGCAGGAAGCGCGGGAACTCACGGACACCCTGGAAATGCCCGTACTACCGGCGCCCGCTGCGGATAACTTACGGTCATGGCTAAACGAAAACAAGCTTTCCATCATGAACACCACCTTCTACCTGGCCGGCGAAACCACCATGGTACTGGACTACCGCAATAAACTCAGGAGCATGGGCGTGCAAGGCGCCAATGTAAAAGCTGTGGGTTTCTGGGATTGA
- the bglX gene encoding beta-glucosidase BglX: MMKLSSTLRAGLLAMGLCLSMPALAQLPKTKSTNVTARMSTTAADAKMNAFVSSLLAKMTLDEKLGQLNLLTSDMDVTGPSIRASYKQDILAGRCGNIFNAYTPQYTRQLQELAMQTRLKIPLLFGFDVIHGHKTIFPIPLGEACTWDMALLEKSAHVAAAEAAADGLHWTYSPMVDIARDPRWGRVAEGVGEDTWYGVQVAKAKVKGYQGTQLGANNAVLACVKHFALYGAVEAGRDYNTVDMSRRQMYQFYLPPYKAAVDAGVASVMTSFNEVDGIPATANKWLMTDLLRKEWGFKGFVVTDYTAINEMINHGVGANTYDVGNLALNAGVDMDMQGSVYISEGKKLLDDKKITIAQINTAVARVLEAKYKLGLFDDPFKFSDSARAAKEILNAENRAASRDIAKRSIVLLKNEQQVLPLKKSGTIAVVGPLANDQRDMIGTWSAAGDWHKAVSILDGVKAQAGNATVLYAKGCNILGDSVLIKKLNAFGGNIELDPRTPQQLIDEAIATASKADVVVVALGETCGMSGEAASRSDLDIPENQRPLLEAMLKTGKPVVLLLSNGHPLTLTWEDAHVPAILETWFLGTEAGNAIADVLFGDYNPAGKLTMSFPRVVGQIPVYYNHKNTGRPFNEANKYSSKYLDVANDPLYPFGYGLSYTTFTYSNLQLDATKLAPGKTLGVTVTVTNSGSYDGEEVAQLYLRDLVGSVTRPVKELKGFQKVMLRKGESKTLHFNITPEDLKFYDKDMKWTSEPGDFTVFVGGNSRDVSSADFTLLEK, from the coding sequence ATGATGAAACTTTCTTCCACGTTGAGAGCCGGCTTACTGGCCATGGGCCTTTGTTTGAGCATGCCTGCCCTGGCCCAGTTGCCGAAAACGAAAAGTACCAATGTCACTGCCAGGATGAGCACTACGGCAGCTGATGCAAAGATGAACGCCTTTGTGAGCAGCCTGCTGGCAAAAATGACCCTGGATGAAAAGCTGGGGCAACTGAACCTGCTTACCAGCGATATGGATGTAACAGGCCCCAGCATCCGGGCCAGTTACAAGCAGGACATCCTGGCTGGCCGCTGCGGCAATATCTTCAACGCCTATACGCCGCAATACACCCGCCAGCTGCAGGAACTGGCCATGCAAACCCGCCTGAAAATACCCTTGCTCTTCGGTTTTGACGTGATCCATGGGCATAAGACCATCTTCCCCATTCCACTGGGCGAAGCCTGTACCTGGGATATGGCCCTGCTGGAAAAAAGTGCGCACGTAGCGGCTGCGGAAGCCGCGGCAGATGGCCTGCACTGGACCTATTCCCCCATGGTGGACATCGCCCGTGACCCGCGCTGGGGCCGGGTCGCAGAAGGTGTGGGTGAAGATACCTGGTACGGCGTGCAGGTGGCCAAAGCAAAAGTAAAAGGCTACCAGGGCACCCAGCTGGGGGCCAATAACGCGGTGCTGGCATGCGTAAAGCACTTTGCCCTGTATGGCGCTGTGGAAGCCGGCCGTGACTATAACACGGTAGACATGAGCCGCCGCCAGATGTACCAGTTCTACCTGCCTCCCTACAAAGCCGCGGTGGATGCAGGGGTGGCATCTGTAATGACGTCTTTCAACGAAGTGGACGGTATACCCGCTACGGCCAATAAATGGCTCATGACAGACCTGCTGCGCAAGGAGTGGGGCTTCAAAGGCTTTGTGGTAACAGATTACACCGCCATCAATGAAATGATCAACCATGGCGTGGGCGCCAATACTTATGATGTAGGCAACCTGGCCCTCAATGCCGGTGTGGACATGGATATGCAGGGCAGTGTGTATATCAGCGAAGGAAAGAAATTACTGGACGATAAAAAGATCACGATCGCACAGATCAACACGGCCGTAGCACGCGTGCTGGAAGCAAAGTACAAGCTGGGCCTCTTTGATGATCCCTTCAAATTTTCCGACAGCGCCCGCGCGGCCAAAGAGATCTTGAACGCGGAAAACCGTGCCGCCTCCCGCGATATTGCCAAACGTTCCATTGTACTGCTGAAAAATGAACAGCAGGTACTGCCCCTGAAAAAGAGCGGCACCATTGCAGTGGTAGGCCCCCTGGCCAATGACCAGCGCGATATGATAGGCACCTGGAGCGCCGCCGGCGACTGGCACAAAGCCGTAAGCATCCTGGATGGTGTGAAGGCCCAGGCCGGCAATGCCACGGTGCTGTACGCAAAAGGCTGCAACATCCTGGGGGATTCCGTACTGATCAAAAAATTGAACGCATTTGGCGGCAACATTGAACTGGACCCCAGGACACCCCAGCAGTTGATAGACGAAGCTATAGCCACTGCCAGTAAAGCAGACGTAGTGGTGGTGGCCCTGGGCGAAACCTGCGGCATGAGCGGGGAAGCCGCCAGCCGTTCTGATCTGGACATCCCGGAGAACCAACGCCCGCTGCTGGAAGCCATGCTGAAGACCGGTAAGCCGGTAGTACTGCTGCTGAGCAACGGCCACCCACTTACCCTCACCTGGGAAGACGCGCATGTACCGGCCATCCTGGAAACCTGGTTCCTGGGCACGGAAGCCGGTAATGCCATCGCAGACGTGCTCTTTGGCGATTACAACCCCGCCGGAAAGCTCACCATGAGCTTCCCCCGTGTGGTAGGCCAGATCCCCGTGTACTATAATCACAAGAACACCGGCCGCCCGTTCAACGAGGCCAATAAATATTCTTCGAAATACCTGGACGTTGCCAATGACCCGCTATATCCCTTCGGCTATGGCCTGAGCTACACCACCTTCACGTACAGCAACCTGCAGTTGGATGCGACCAAACTGGCGCCTGGCAAGACTTTAGGCGTAACCGTTACCGTGACTAACAGTGGCAGCTACGATGGAGAAGAAGTAGCACAGCTCTACCTCCGCGACCTGGTGGGCAGCGTAACCCGCCCGGTAAAAGAACTGAAAGGCTTCCAGAAAGTGATGCTGCGCAAAGGGGAAAGCAAAACCCTTCACTTTAACATCACTCCGGAAGACCTGAAATTCTACGACAAAGACATGAAATGGACCAGCGAGCCTGGCGATTTCACGGTGTTTGTAGGAGGCAACAGCCGCGATGTAAGCAGCGCTGATTTTACCCTCCTGGAAAAATAA
- a CDS encoding MarR family winged helix-turn-helix transcriptional regulator, producing MSAQSNDTTLDQQLADVCLLRPKSLARLTNLLKKDIDLRLGEALEQRGYTDFKLGDMALVANIDVHGTINNELARKARITKQAMSKVVKSLETAGYIYTSKDASDARASIVYLTDKGKHLLLDTNACLAEIRRHYTSLMGEKDMEKLVALLCKLNSALHTF from the coding sequence ATGAGCGCGCAATCAAATGACACTACTTTAGACCAGCAACTGGCCGACGTATGCCTGCTCCGCCCTAAAAGCCTTGCAAGGCTTACCAACCTGCTGAAAAAGGATATAGACCTGCGCCTGGGCGAGGCCCTGGAGCAGCGTGGCTATACCGATTTTAAACTGGGCGATATGGCCCTGGTGGCCAATATTGATGTACATGGCACTATCAACAATGAGCTGGCCCGCAAGGCCCGCATCACCAAACAGGCCATGAGCAAAGTGGTAAAAAGCCTGGAAACTGCCGGCTACATTTACACCAGCAAAGACGCTTCCGATGCCCGCGCCAGCATCGTGTACCTCACGGACAAAGGCAAACACCTCCTCCTAGATACTAATGCCTGCCTGGCGGAAATACGCCGCCACTACACCAGCCTGATGGGCGAAAAAGACATGGAGAAACTGGTAGCCCTGCTTTGCAAACTAAACAGTGCCCTGCATACTTTCTAA